The bacterium genome contains the following window.
GCTGGTGGTGCCGGCGGGGCGCTCGCCCCTGAAGCCGCCGTCGCAGGCGACGGCCGCCGACCGCCTGGCCATGGTGCGCCTCGGCGTCGCCGGTCTCGACGGCGTCGAGGTCTGGGACGGCGAGCTCGATCGGGACGGCCCGAGCTGGACCGTGGACACGCTCGAGACGCTCGCCGGGCTTTACCCCCACGACCGGTTGCTCCTCGTGTTGGGGGAGGACGCCTGGCGCGGCCTGGCGGGCTGGCGCCGGCCGCAGCGCGTGCTGGAACTGGCCAGCCCGCTCGTGCTCGCCCGCGACGGGCGGGCGCCGGACCCGGCGACCCTGCCGCCG
Protein-coding sequences here:
- a CDS encoding nicotinate-nicotinamide nucleotide adenylyltransferase, giving the protein MRLAVFGGAFDPFHSGHLAVIRELLARDLCDRVLVVPAGRSPLKPPSQATAADRLAMVRLGVAGLDGVEVWDGELDRDGPSWTVDTLETLAGLYPHDRLLLVLGEDAWRGLAGWRRPQRVLELASPLVLARDGRAPDPATLPPGSTVLPDFAAPAASREIRDRLRRGEQAADLLPPAVA